In a genomic window of Mucilaginibacter sp. KACC 22063:
- a CDS encoding glycoside hydrolase family 97 protein: MKVLIKSKFIISLCTLSMLFHISVSAQDKQPYKLTSPNGNIKVIIEDHYKKGNDSVASAHFSIYYKSQGKYTPVISDNELGISTDKEQFKNINLKGAGVIKAISANYKMITGKRRLCSNAANESTLSFVNANGKQLNIVFRVYNDGIAFRYQMPKWSEQPINVRDEYTAYHIPEKTDRWMQTYDPGYEGFYPYSTTGKGDKSQQWAYPALFKVVNQPVWYLISEANNSEFNCAARLTNNNDFNTYKVTYPEPRKNFQQQGDLSSLPWSSQWHTLIVGSLATIVQSTLITDVSEPNKLSNTDWIEPGAVSWIYWANNHGSKDYKKVIEYVDLAKNMGWPYVLIDWEWDVMSNGGNVEDAVKYAKSKGIKPMLWYNSGTTDWSDATPFDRLRTEEKRIKEFQWLNKIGVYGIKVDFFAGDQQDMMKLYLDILKDAAQYHLMVDFHGATIPRGWARTYPNLMTVEAVYGAEWYNNNSVMTNKAAVHNTTLPFTRNVVGSMDYTPVTFSNSQHPHITSYGHELALSVVFESGLQNFADRPEAFYNLPDAPRNFLKTVPVAWDETRLLSGYPGDHVVIARRQGSKWYIGGLNGQNNAKTLQFKLDFVKQKHAKMSVIKDGDNDKSFKTAAVQVFKDQDIKVDCLPRGGFVAVIE; this comes from the coding sequence ATGAAAGTATTGATAAAATCAAAATTCATTATTTCGCTATGCACACTAAGTATGCTTTTTCACATAAGCGTATCTGCACAAGACAAACAACCCTATAAGCTTACTTCACCCAACGGAAATATCAAAGTAATTATCGAAGATCATTACAAGAAGGGAAATGATTCTGTAGCATCGGCTCATTTCAGCATCTACTATAAATCTCAAGGGAAATATACACCGGTTATTTCTGATAACGAGTTAGGTATTTCAACGGATAAAGAACAATTCAAGAACATTAACTTAAAAGGTGCCGGAGTAATCAAAGCTATATCGGCTAATTATAAAATGATTACCGGCAAACGCCGGTTGTGTAGTAATGCGGCTAATGAAAGTACACTCAGTTTTGTTAATGCAAATGGTAAGCAACTCAATATTGTATTTCGTGTTTATAATGATGGCATTGCATTCAGGTATCAGATGCCAAAATGGTCTGAACAACCAATTAACGTTAGGGACGAATACACGGCCTATCATATTCCTGAAAAAACTGACAGGTGGATGCAGACTTATGATCCGGGATATGAGGGTTTCTATCCATACAGCACAACTGGTAAAGGAGACAAGAGCCAGCAATGGGCTTACCCTGCTCTTTTCAAGGTTGTTAATCAACCTGTTTGGTACTTAATATCAGAAGCCAATAACAGCGAATTTAATTGCGCCGCCAGGCTTACTAATAACAATGACTTTAATACTTACAAGGTTACCTATCCCGAACCTCGCAAAAATTTCCAGCAACAAGGTGACTTATCGTCACTTCCGTGGTCTTCACAATGGCACACGCTGATTGTAGGTTCGCTGGCTACCATCGTACAGTCTACCTTAATTACTGATGTTAGTGAGCCTAATAAATTAAGTAATACAGATTGGATTGAGCCGGGAGCTGTTTCCTGGATTTATTGGGCTAACAATCATGGCTCAAAAGATTACAAGAAAGTTATTGAATATGTAGATCTGGCAAAAAACATGGGCTGGCCTTATGTATTGATAGACTGGGAATGGGATGTTATGAGTAACGGCGGCAATGTTGAGGATGCCGTTAAGTACGCAAAATCAAAAGGCATAAAGCCTATGCTTTGGTACAATTCCGGAACCACTGATTGGTCTGATGCTACACCGTTTGATAGGTTGCGCACAGAAGAAAAAAGGATAAAAGAGTTTCAATGGCTTAATAAAATAGGCGTATATGGCATCAAGGTTGACTTTTTTGCAGGCGATCAGCAAGATATGATGAAACTTTACCTGGATATTTTGAAAGATGCTGCTCAATACCATTTGATGGTTGATTTCCATGGTGCTACTATTCCGCGTGGTTGGGCCAGAACATATCCTAATTTAATGACAGTTGAAGCGGTGTATGGTGCCGAGTGGTATAACAATAACTCTGTAATGACCAACAAAGCCGCAGTTCATAATACAACGTTACCATTTACCCGTAACGTTGTCGGCTCAATGGATTATACACCTGTTACGTTTTCAAATAGTCAGCATCCGCATATTACTTCTTATGGGCACGAACTGGCATTGTCTGTTGTATTTGAATCGGGTTTGCAAAACTTTGCTGACCGTCCAGAGGCTTTTTATAATTTGCCAGATGCCCCACGCAACTTTCTTAAAACGGTTCCGGTTGCCTGGGATGAAACCAGGCTTCTAAGCGGTTATCCGGGAGACCATGTCGTAATAGCAAGAAGACAGGGTAGCAAATGGTACATCGGTGGTTTAAATGGGCAAAATAATGCTAAGACGTTACAGTTTAAGCTGGATTTTGTAAAACAAAAGCATGCAAAAATGAGCGTTATAAAAGATGGTGACAATGATAAATCATTCAAAACAGCCGCTGTGCAAGTTTTTAAAGATCAAGATATTAAGGTAGATTGTCTGCCGCGTGGAGGCTTTGTTGCCGTTATAGAATAA
- a CDS encoding PfkB family carbohydrate kinase translates to MFDICCIGHITLDKVVTPSGTKHMPGGTAYYFANALQHIDVNFGLVTAVGETELPEIDQLKKQGTQVISFPSDHSVYFENTYSYNEDHRTQRVLQKAAPFKLEDLKDLDAKIFHLGALLADDIPADVIAYLAGKGKVSIDAQGYLREVRDQQVHATDWPQKIEALKHVSILKVNEHELEALTGMTDIEEGSKQLAEWGVDEVVATLGSKGSVIYAEGRSYVIPAYKPAVINDATGCGDTYMAGYLYQRIKGADVETAGNFAAAISGIKVGGFGPFKGTEEDVIRFIQL, encoded by the coding sequence ATGTTCGATATATGCTGTATTGGCCACATTACGTTAGACAAAGTGGTAACTCCTTCGGGAACTAAACATATGCCTGGCGGTACTGCCTACTACTTTGCCAACGCCCTGCAGCATATCGATGTTAATTTTGGCCTGGTTACGGCAGTTGGCGAGACCGAGCTGCCTGAGATCGATCAACTGAAAAAACAAGGTACCCAGGTAATTAGTTTCCCCAGTGATCATTCGGTGTATTTTGAGAACACCTATAGCTATAACGAGGATCACCGAACCCAACGTGTATTGCAAAAAGCAGCGCCTTTCAAACTGGAAGACCTGAAAGACTTAGATGCTAAGATATTTCATCTGGGAGCGTTGCTGGCTGATGATATTCCTGCCGATGTGATCGCGTATTTAGCAGGTAAAGGAAAAGTTTCGATAGATGCGCAAGGGTATTTGCGCGAGGTACGCGATCAGCAAGTGCATGCTACCGACTGGCCGCAGAAGATAGAGGCGCTGAAACATGTATCGATACTCAAGGTAAACGAACATGAATTGGAAGCCCTTACCGGTATGACAGATATTGAGGAAGGCTCCAAACAGCTGGCAGAGTGGGGAGTTGACGAAGTGGTGGCTACATTAGGCAGCAAAGGTTCAGTGATTTACGCTGAAGGCCGCTCTTACGTGATACCCGCCTATAAGCCCGCTGTAATCAATGATGCCACTGGCTGCGGTGACACATACATGGCTGGCTATCTTTACCAGCGGATAAAAGGTGCCGACGTGGAAACGGCCGGCAATTTTGCAGCGGCCATTTCAGGAATCAAGGTGGGTGGCTTCGGCCCGTTCAAGGGTACTGAAGAGGACGTTATCCGCTTTATACAACTTTAA
- a CDS encoding glycoside hydrolase family 28 protein, with the protein MKFFNISLMLLLPFAVNAQTKVSIVDYGAKSDGKTNNAQAIQKAIDETSSKGGGTVVIPAGRFLTAPINLKSGVNLFVSEKAVLLGSDKRLDYSSGNALPLIAADGQHDISITGPGTIDGQGDLILEDLLRLLKAGTLQDATWQKYNPWRQKQPEERNRPKLVLFRNCSNIKIKHVFMKNALDWVQDYRNCENLVVDSMKVESNTYWNNDGIDIVDCRNVRVTNSFFNADDDGICFKSENRQHYCDNIYVANCKVRSSASAIKFGTASHGGFKHVKLENIEIYDTYRSAIAIEAVDGGFMEDITLKNINARNTGNAIFIRTGHRNQDSVSSYIKKVFISNVNVQVPAGKPDKGYPMEGPPVPGEHHVFPCVIAGLPGHPVSDVTIENIKVTYEGGYDKKIPTISLDSLHTIPEKPADYPEFSMFGELPAWALYVRHAENLTFKSTTFDYQKPDLRAACVFDDVKGLNLEDFTIKKAKTTPVMVLKDVKNESFKALQLPGDKKVSIKRINYIFYR; encoded by the coding sequence ATGAAATTTTTTAACATCTCCCTGATGTTGTTGCTGCCTTTTGCCGTAAATGCGCAAACCAAAGTGAGTATTGTTGATTATGGCGCAAAAAGCGATGGTAAAACCAATAATGCGCAAGCAATTCAAAAAGCTATTGACGAAACCAGTTCAAAAGGCGGAGGCACAGTGGTTATTCCTGCCGGGAGATTTTTAACTGCACCAATTAACCTCAAATCTGGCGTAAACTTATTTGTAAGCGAAAAAGCAGTACTGCTGGGAAGTGATAAACGATTAGATTATAGTTCTGGAAATGCGCTGCCATTAATTGCGGCAGACGGTCAGCATGATATTTCAATTACCGGCCCGGGAACCATAGATGGCCAGGGCGACCTGATTCTGGAAGATCTGCTTCGATTATTAAAAGCCGGTACCTTGCAGGATGCTACCTGGCAAAAGTATAATCCGTGGCGGCAAAAACAACCAGAGGAAAGGAACCGCCCAAAACTTGTCCTTTTCAGGAATTGCAGTAACATTAAAATTAAGCATGTATTCATGAAAAATGCGCTGGATTGGGTACAGGATTACCGTAACTGCGAAAACCTGGTGGTAGACAGTATGAAGGTAGAAAGCAATACCTACTGGAATAACGATGGTATTGATATCGTAGACTGCCGTAACGTTAGGGTAACCAACAGCTTTTTTAACGCTGATGACGATGGTATCTGTTTTAAATCTGAAAACAGGCAACATTACTGCGATAACATTTACGTGGCCAATTGTAAAGTGCGTTCAAGCGCCAGCGCTATCAAATTTGGCACGGCATCGCATGGCGGGTTTAAACACGTAAAGCTGGAGAATATCGAAATATACGATACCTACCGTTCTGCAATAGCGATAGAAGCTGTAGATGGCGGCTTTATGGAGGATATCACCCTTAAAAACATCAATGCCAGAAATACCGGTAACGCCATATTTATCCGTACCGGTCACCGCAACCAGGATAGCGTTAGCAGCTACATCAAAAAAGTATTTATCAGCAATGTGAATGTGCAGGTGCCGGCTGGTAAACCGGATAAGGGTTACCCGATGGAAGGCCCGCCCGTACCGGGCGAACACCATGTGTTTCCTTGTGTGATAGCTGGTTTACCTGGTCACCCTGTATCTGACGTGACCATAGAAAATATAAAGGTGACTTATGAAGGTGGATATGATAAAAAAATACCGACTATCAGCCTTGATTCATTGCACACTATTCCAGAGAAACCTGCTGATTACCCGGAGTTTTCTATGTTTGGCGAGCTGCCTGCATGGGCGTTGTATGTAAGGCATGCTGAAAATCTAACGTTTAAGTCTACCACTTTTGATTACCAGAAACCTGATCTGCGCGCAGCGTGTGTTTTTGATGATGTGAAAGGTTTGAACCTCGAAGATTTTACCATTAAGAAAGCGAAGACTACCCCTGTAATGGTATTGAAAGATGTGAAGAACGAGTCGTTCAAAGCACTTCAATTACCGGGAGATAAAAAGGTATCCATCAAGCGAATTAACTACATATTCTATCGCTAA
- a CDS encoding GH92 family glycosyl hydrolase yields MLLTLTVVFINSAAIHGQGLVSYVQPMCGTAPSTTKSAVKHGVGTELNANTIPAVTLPFAMTQWTPETRQSETKCQPPYVYQDTVLTGFRGTHWLSGSCTQDYGSFTIMPVSGHLKIKVAEYRTHYSHQDEVCTPYYYSLLLRKYQVKTEVTATLRCAMFQFTANKADSLYLLITPNSDRGESFIKVDQQKGLIWGYNPAHRIYQGWGNPAGFSGYFVIEVQRGFKKGVVYRDGKILKTDTVHYGEVGGYVGLYLKTGEQLRIRVGTSFTSLNAALANLKAEIPGWDFEALKTRNQQRWESALGQIMVKTSDVKQKKIFYTALYHAMQHPRLFNDVAGTYPRFAGNYQIEHLSKGNYYDDFSMWDIYRGQLPIFEILNPQLINDCVRSMILKGQQGGWLPIFPCWNSYTAAMIGDHGTAFIASAYVRGIRDYDVNEAYRLMHKNAFEQSAGQDYKDGKGRRALDSYLKFGYIPMEDSVPEAFHKKEQVSRTLEYAFDDFALAQVAKGLHKTKDYQLLLKRSLNYQNVFDPSVGMARGRYQDKHWYQPFKPTSKEPYITEGTPQQYTFYVPQDVKGLAQRMGGAKMLEKHMDKLFDSGEYWHGNEPGQQIPYMYNYTGSPWKTQARVQQILEDEYSDGPGGLSGNDDAGQMSAWYVLASLGFYPLNPATSQYLLSSPIFDGYQIKLPSGKQFRVVTHRQSPRSVYIASIKINGKVYTANYIEHGVITKGGVMDVYLSDQPNKSWGVKAKDQPASITQ; encoded by the coding sequence GTGCTGTTAACACTAACGGTCGTATTTATCAATTCAGCGGCTATACATGGGCAGGGTTTAGTTTCGTATGTACAGCCCATGTGTGGTACTGCGCCGTCCACAACAAAATCAGCGGTTAAGCACGGCGTCGGCACAGAACTGAATGCCAACACCATCCCGGCGGTAACGCTGCCATTTGCCATGACGCAGTGGACGCCCGAAACCCGGCAATCAGAAACCAAATGCCAGCCGCCTTATGTTTATCAGGATACGGTATTAACGGGCTTCAGGGGCACCCATTGGCTCAGCGGATCCTGTACACAGGATTATGGCAGCTTTACCATTATGCCTGTAAGCGGCCACTTAAAAATTAAGGTTGCCGAGTATCGTACGCATTATTCGCATCAGGACGAGGTTTGTACGCCTTATTACTACAGTTTGTTATTACGTAAATATCAGGTAAAAACGGAGGTGACAGCTACACTGCGTTGTGCCATGTTTCAGTTTACGGCTAATAAAGCAGATAGTTTGTATCTGCTGATAACACCTAATAGCGACAGGGGAGAGAGCTTTATTAAAGTTGATCAGCAAAAAGGCTTGATCTGGGGTTACAATCCTGCGCACCGCATCTACCAGGGCTGGGGAAACCCGGCGGGGTTCAGCGGTTATTTTGTAATCGAAGTTCAGAGAGGCTTTAAAAAGGGTGTAGTATATCGCGATGGCAAGATATTAAAAACAGACACCGTACATTATGGTGAAGTTGGAGGATATGTGGGATTGTATTTAAAAACTGGTGAGCAATTGCGCATTCGTGTAGGTACATCCTTTACCAGCTTGAATGCTGCGCTGGCTAATTTAAAAGCCGAAATACCAGGCTGGGATTTTGAAGCCCTAAAGACCAGGAATCAACAGCGTTGGGAGAGTGCGCTTGGCCAGATCATGGTCAAAACAAGCGATGTAAAACAAAAAAAGATATTTTATACGGCTTTATACCATGCTATGCAGCATCCGCGCTTGTTTAATGATGTTGCAGGTACTTACCCTCGTTTCGCCGGGAATTACCAGATAGAACATTTAAGTAAAGGGAACTACTACGATGATTTTTCCATGTGGGACATCTACCGGGGGCAGTTGCCAATCTTCGAGATATTGAACCCCCAACTGATCAATGATTGCGTACGATCCATGATCCTGAAGGGGCAACAGGGGGGATGGTTACCCATTTTTCCTTGCTGGAATAGCTACACCGCAGCCATGATCGGCGATCACGGAACGGCTTTCATAGCATCGGCTTATGTGAGAGGGATAAGAGATTATGACGTTAACGAAGCTTACCGGCTGATGCACAAAAATGCTTTTGAACAATCTGCAGGGCAAGACTATAAAGATGGAAAAGGTCGCCGTGCGTTGGATTCTTACCTGAAATTTGGCTATATACCCATGGAAGATTCGGTACCCGAGGCATTTCATAAAAAGGAACAGGTTAGCCGAACGTTAGAATACGCATTCGACGATTTTGCATTGGCACAGGTAGCTAAGGGCCTCCATAAAACAAAGGATTACCAGCTGCTGCTAAAAAGGAGTTTAAACTATCAGAACGTTTTTGATCCGTCGGTAGGTATGGCCCGCGGCCGATACCAGGATAAGCACTGGTACCAGCCCTTTAAACCAACAAGCAAAGAACCTTACATTACAGAAGGCACCCCACAGCAATACACTTTCTATGTACCGCAGGATGTGAAAGGCCTGGCGCAGAGAATGGGAGGGGCGAAGATGCTGGAAAAACACATGGATAAGCTGTTTGATAGTGGTGAATACTGGCACGGAAATGAGCCGGGGCAACAGATCCCTTATATGTATAATTACACGGGCTCGCCATGGAAAACACAGGCAAGGGTACAACAAATACTGGAAGACGAATACAGTGATGGTCCGGGTGGCCTTAGTGGGAATGATGACGCCGGGCAAATGTCGGCGTGGTATGTTTTAGCATCGTTGGGTTTTTATCCGCTTAACCCGGCTACAAGTCAGTATTTGTTAAGTTCACCTATTTTTGACGGCTATCAGATTAAGCTGCCGTCTGGCAAACAGTTCCGCGTGGTTACGCACAGGCAGTCGCCTCGGTCTGTTTATATTGCTTCTATCAAAATTAACGGCAAAGTTTACACCGCAAACTACATCGAGCATGGAGTGATTACTAAAGGCGGCGTAATGGATGTTTATTTAAGCGATCAACCCAATAAAAGCTGGGGCGTAAAGGCGAAAGATCAACCCGCCTCTATTACGCAATAG